In a genomic window of Geitlerinema sp. PCC 9228:
- a CDS encoding choice-of-anchor I family protein — MAIQLNPLGRFTTGIFDEGAAEIVAHDPNSQRLFVVNSNSATVDILDIADPSNPTRTAAIDVSAFGAGVNSVDVYEGIVATAVENQDPQAPGSVVFFDTDGNVLNSVTVGSLPDMVTFTPDGNKVLVANEGEPSDDYTNDPEGSVSIIDVSNGVDNLTQGNVATASFAPFNGKAEALRNRGVRIFGPNASVAQDLEPEYIAPTADSSRAYISLQENNAMAVVDLNTATVLDVLPFGVKEHLRGDTLLSQFDVTNLPPLGTTADGETFQLGGLSGLSFSGVNPETGNFQFWTVPDRGPDAGTQDVDGDGEEERLFLLPDYQPRVVQLELNPSSGQVNVVGQIPLTKSDGNTPITGLPNLPGVDEQPFQQVGDSFQELPFDPLGADLEGIVRGPGGDFWMVDEYRPSIYQFGPDGVLKNRFVPEGTDPNGQGTFGSETLPEVYGSRRANRGFEAVSFDSDDGILYAFIQTPLENPNREASDNSQVIRMLGIDPATGEPVAEHVYLLEKPEFSEGNVDKIGDAVYAGDGKFFVVERDSGTNFTSRKPIYQIDTEGATNLLTDPISPIPGLTLEQHTPDQLQQAGIQPVSKTEVLNLPSAGYLPSDKPEGLAIVPDGADASTLAILNDNDFAQNPDTAAIRMGILNSEFLEGNQLDASNEDGEINLQNHPIFGMYQPDAIDTFEVNGETFVIGANEGDARDYDTFSEETSVADLNLDPEAFPNAETLQQPENLGALTVTNANGDVDGDGDYDQIFSFGGRSFAIWDEYGNLIFDSSDDLARITASSFPDFFNSDNDENTFDSRSDDKGAEPEALTTGVIGDRTYAFVGLERIGGIVVYDITNPAVPEPIQYINPRDFSGDPEAGTAGDLGPEGMKFIAADESPIDKPLLAVGNEVSGSTTVYEINPAPAASLQILHASDLEGGVDAIEDAPNFAAVVEGLEADAASKGIPSITVSAGDNYIPGPFFSAAGDDSLESTFQNLLGNPNAEPAPGRADITAMNIIGFDASAFGNHEFDNSTSAVEDIITADVEDSDEDGTLDTAAWLGADFPYLSANLNFSNDGLSGVTSDLILPSTEFNSPLSNLEAAAAAPKIAPATIIERGGHQFGVVGATTPLVESISSPGDVDVKGAESNNMAALAAVLQPTINQLEDQGVNKIITVTHLQQFQLEEQLMPLLQGVDIAIAGGSDTISADESDRLRSGDEADVPYPVITQNADGEPVAIVSTDGEYSYVGRLVADFDANGVLIPESITPEESGAFATDTQGVTDVWNSVAPGQDPFAPGTKGAQVRTLTDAVEGVVTAKDQQVFGETTVFLDGRRSQVRTEETNLGNLTADANLFVAQQADPAVQISLKNGGGIRAPIGEVIGDAGQTVPPQANPVSGKEEGEISQLDIENSLRFNNDLSLLTVTAEELKQVIENGVSETAPGVTPGRFPQVSGMVFSFDPSQPAGSRVQSLAVLNPDGTVSDAVVQNGEVVGDPSRTFRMVTLGFLADGGDSYPFPDFANTDRVDLETAEQEALAQYLQEIGTFTNAETAPAEDTRIQNLSVRGDTIFDAGFVARSGEDVDLALPDLVGDDATAEDLNAVGSSEDFSDPIVDMSSNSELQVMASRFESIFGAPATSVSGSDLDPLAADGSSATLLDSDLNEAGALL; from the coding sequence ATGGCCATACAGCTCAATCCCCTTGGTAGATTTACCACAGGAATCTTTGACGAAGGGGCAGCCGAAATCGTTGCCCACGACCCCAATTCCCAACGCCTCTTTGTTGTCAATTCCAACAGTGCCACCGTTGATATCCTCGATATCGCCGATCCTAGCAACCCCACCAGAACCGCTGCCATTGATGTCAGTGCTTTTGGTGCCGGTGTCAACAGCGTAGACGTATACGAAGGTATCGTCGCCACAGCCGTAGAAAACCAAGACCCACAAGCCCCAGGCAGCGTAGTTTTCTTCGATACCGACGGCAACGTCCTCAACAGCGTCACCGTTGGATCCTTACCTGACATGGTCACCTTCACCCCCGACGGTAATAAAGTCTTGGTAGCCAACGAAGGGGAACCCAGCGACGACTACACCAACGACCCAGAAGGTTCAGTAAGCATCATCGACGTTTCCAATGGTGTGGATAACCTGACCCAGGGGAACGTCGCCACCGCTTCTTTTGCCCCCTTCAACGGGAAAGCCGAAGCCTTACGCAACCGGGGCGTACGTATTTTTGGTCCCAATGCCAGCGTTGCCCAAGATTTGGAACCAGAATACATCGCTCCCACCGCCGACAGCAGCCGTGCTTACATTTCCCTGCAAGAAAACAACGCCATGGCTGTGGTAGACCTAAATACCGCAACAGTTTTAGACGTACTACCCTTCGGCGTTAAAGAGCACCTACGGGGCGACACCCTACTGTCTCAATTTGACGTTACCAACTTGCCCCCCTTAGGAACCACTGCCGATGGAGAAACCTTTCAGCTAGGGGGATTATCGGGACTTTCCTTCAGCGGCGTCAATCCCGAAACCGGAAACTTCCAGTTTTGGACCGTTCCCGATCGCGGTCCCGATGCCGGCACCCAAGACGTAGACGGCGACGGTGAAGAGGAACGTCTGTTTTTACTACCCGACTACCAGCCCCGCGTAGTACAGCTAGAGTTGAACCCCAGCAGTGGTCAAGTGAACGTTGTCGGTCAAATTCCTCTGACCAAATCCGACGGTAACACCCCCATCACCGGTTTGCCCAACCTTCCTGGCGTTGACGAACAGCCGTTCCAACAAGTGGGCGATAGCTTCCAGGAACTCCCCTTCGATCCCCTTGGTGCCGATTTGGAAGGCATCGTTCGCGGACCTGGCGGGGATTTTTGGATGGTAGATGAATACCGTCCTTCCATTTACCAGTTTGGTCCCGACGGCGTTTTGAAAAATCGTTTCGTTCCGGAAGGCACAGACCCCAACGGTCAGGGAACCTTTGGCAGCGAAACCTTGCCAGAGGTCTACGGCAGCCGCCGTGCCAACCGGGGTTTTGAAGCAGTCTCCTTTGACAGCGACGACGGCATTCTGTACGCCTTCATCCAAACCCCTCTGGAAAATCCCAACCGCGAGGCATCGGACAATTCCCAGGTCATTCGGATGCTGGGCATCGACCCTGCCACCGGCGAACCCGTAGCCGAGCATGTCTACTTACTGGAAAAACCTGAATTTAGCGAAGGCAACGTCGATAAAATTGGCGATGCGGTTTATGCCGGGGATGGCAAGTTCTTCGTAGTAGAACGGGATTCGGGCACCAATTTCACCAGCCGCAAACCTATCTATCAAATCGACACAGAAGGAGCTACCAATCTCCTCACCGACCCCATTAGCCCAATTCCGGGGCTGACCCTAGAACAACACACCCCCGACCAACTGCAGCAAGCTGGTATTCAACCCGTCAGCAAAACGGAAGTTCTCAACCTGCCTTCAGCGGGATACCTCCCCAGCGATAAACCCGAAGGTCTTGCAATTGTTCCCGACGGTGCCGATGCCTCAACGCTAGCGATTCTCAACGATAACGATTTTGCCCAAAATCCGGATACGGCTGCCATTCGCATGGGCATTTTGAACTCCGAGTTCTTGGAAGGCAACCAGTTGGATGCCAGCAATGAAGATGGGGAAATTAACCTGCAAAACCATCCCATCTTTGGTATGTACCAACCGGATGCCATCGATACGTTTGAGGTTAACGGAGAAACCTTCGTTATCGGTGCCAATGAGGGGGATGCTCGGGATTACGATACTTTCAGCGAGGAAACCAGCGTTGCCGATTTGAATCTGGATCCGGAAGCGTTTCCCAATGCCGAAACTCTGCAACAGCCAGAGAATTTGGGGGCGTTGACGGTCACCAATGCCAACGGCGATGTCGATGGCGATGGGGATTACGACCAAATTTTCTCCTTTGGCGGTCGTTCCTTTGCCATTTGGGATGAATATGGCAATTTGATTTTCGATAGCAGCGATGATTTAGCCAGGATTACGGCATCGAGTTTTCCCGATTTCTTCAATTCCGATAACGACGAAAATACTTTTGATAGCCGCTCGGATGACAAAGGAGCGGAACCGGAAGCTCTCACCACCGGCGTCATTGGCGATCGCACTTATGCTTTTGTGGGATTGGAACGCATCGGCGGCATTGTGGTATACGACATTACCAATCCGGCGGTACCCGAACCCATCCAGTACATTAATCCCCGCGATTTTAGCGGCGACCCAGAAGCCGGAACGGCAGGGGATTTGGGACCGGAAGGCATGAAGTTTATTGCCGCCGATGAAAGTCCCATTGACAAACCATTGCTGGCAGTTGGCAACGAAGTCAGCGGCAGCACTACGGTTTACGAAATTAACCCTGCCCCAGCAGCTTCTCTACAAATTCTCCACGCTTCCGACCTGGAAGGTGGTGTGGATGCCATTGAGGATGCCCCCAATTTTGCGGCGGTTGTCGAAGGTCTGGAAGCGGATGCGGCTAGCAAGGGCATTCCTTCGATTACGGTGTCGGCTGGGGATAATTACATTCCCGGTCCCTTTTTCTCGGCAGCAGGGGATGATTCCCTGGAGAGTACGTTCCAGAATTTGCTGGGCAATCCTAACGCCGAACCAGCCCCCGGACGCGCTGATATTACGGCCATGAATATTATTGGGTTTGATGCATCAGCGTTTGGCAACCACGAGTTTGATAACAGCACCAGTGCGGTGGAAGATATCATTACTGCCGATGTGGAAGATAGCGATGAAGATGGTACGCTGGATACAGCTGCTTGGTTGGGGGCTGACTTTCCGTATTTAAGTGCTAACTTGAACTTCTCCAACGATGGACTATCGGGGGTAACTAGCGATCTCATTTTGCCCAGTACGGAATTTAATTCTCCTTTGTCCAATTTAGAAGCGGCGGCGGCTGCTCCCAAAATTGCACCAGCGACCATTATCGAACGCGGCGGTCACCAATTTGGGGTAGTGGGTGCCACAACGCCCCTTGTGGAAAGCATTTCTTCTCCAGGCGATGTCGATGTGAAAGGAGCAGAAAGCAATAACATGGCTGCGTTGGCAGCGGTTCTGCAACCTACCATTAACCAGTTGGAAGACCAAGGGGTAAATAAGATTATTACCGTCACCCACTTGCAGCAATTCCAGTTGGAAGAGCAATTGATGCCCTTGTTGCAAGGGGTTGATATCGCGATCGCGGGGGGGTCGGATACGATTTCTGCCGATGAAAGCGATCGCTTGCGTTCCGGCGACGAAGCAGATGTGCCCTATCCGGTTATTACCCAAAACGCGGATGGCGAACCGGTTGCCATTGTCAGTACTGACGGCGAATACTCCTACGTGGGGCGTTTGGTTGCCGATTTCGATGCTAACGGCGTTCTGATTCCCGAAAGCATAACCCCCGAAGAAAGCGGTGCGTTTGCTACGGATACCCAAGGCGTTACCGATGTTTGGAATAGCGTGGCACCCGGGCAAGACCCATTTGCCCCCGGTACCAAAGGCGCGCAAGTACGAACGCTGACGGATGCTGTAGAAGGGGTGGTAACCGCCAAAGACCAACAAGTTTTTGGAGAAACCACGGTTTTTCTCGACGGTCGTCGCTCGCAAGTACGTACCGAAGAAACCAACTTGGGTAATCTCACGGCAGATGCGAACTTGTTTGTTGCCCAGCAAGCCGATCCTGCCGTACAAATTTCCTTAAAAAATGGTGGCGGTATCCGTGCCCCCATTGGTGAGGTAATTGGCGATGCGGGGCAAACGGTTCCCCCGCAAGCGAACCCGGTTTCCGGGAAAGAAGAAGGGGAAATTTCCCAGTTAGATATTGAAAACAGCTTGCGATTTAACAACGATTTGAGCTTGCTGACGGTAACAGCAGAGGAACTCAAACAAGTTATCGAAAACGGTGTTTCGGAAACTGCCCCAGGAGTGACGCCGGGTCGTTTCCCGCAGGTGAGCGGCATGGTATTTAGCTTTGACCCCAGCCAACCGGCGGGTTCTCGCGTGCAGTCGCTGGCGGTTCTCAACCCAGACGGCACGGTGAGCGATGCTGTGGTGCAAAACGGCGAAGTGGTAGGCGATCCATCACGTACATTCCGCATGGTAACCCTGGGTTTCCTTGCCGATGGTGGCGACAGCTATCCGTTCCCAGATTTTGCCAATACCGATCGCGTGGATTTGGAAACAGCGGAACAGGAAGCTCTAGCACAATATCTGCAAGAGATCGGTACGTTTACCAATGCAGAAACGGCACCGGCGGAGGATACCCGCATTCAAAATCTCTCGGTTCGTGGCGACACCATTTTTGATGCTGGTTTTGTAGCACGCAGTGGCGAAGATGTGGATTTGGCACTACCGGATTTGGTGGGAGACGATGCCACGGCTGAGGATTTGAATGCTGTTGGCAGCAGTGAAGATTTCTCCGATCCGATTGTAGACATGTCGTCGAATTCCGAGTTGCAGGTAATGGCTTCCCGTTTTGAAAGTATTTTTGGGGCTCCTGCTACAAGCGTTAGCGGTTCGGATTTGGATCCGTTGGCGGCAGATGGTTCGTCGGCTACGTTGTTAGATAGCGATCTTAATGAGGCTGGTGCCCTTCTCTAA
- a CDS encoding ureidoglycolate lyase has translation MSTSHTIKQIPATWVTRDNFLPFGQAIFPMADDKPFDREDAQLCLDRGTPRFYIMRLSKCGCRFHTITRHSQCTQCLGSLQGKDWYIAVAPPSDKDYPEIEKMAAFRVPGNCFIKLGLGTWHAGPLLEHEEVNFYNLELSDTNLRDRFTYDFYNQDNLAFEIVSPPEVAVHT, from the coding sequence GTGAGTACGTCGCACACGATAAAACAAATTCCGGCAACTTGGGTAACGCGGGATAATTTTTTGCCTTTTGGTCAGGCAATTTTTCCGATGGCTGATGACAAACCTTTCGATCGCGAAGATGCCCAGTTGTGTCTCGATCGCGGTACGCCTCGATTTTATATTATGCGTCTGTCAAAATGTGGGTGCCGTTTCCACACTATTACCCGCCACAGCCAATGCACCCAGTGTTTGGGGTCTTTGCAGGGGAAAGATTGGTATATTGCAGTAGCCCCGCCTAGCGATAAAGATTATCCGGAGATTGAAAAAATGGCGGCTTTTCGCGTTCCGGGGAATTGTTTTATTAAGTTGGGATTGGGCACTTGGCATGCGGGACCGCTCCTCGAGCATGAGGAAGTGAATTTTTATAACTTAGAATTGAGCGATACGAATCTTCGCGATCGCTTTACCTACGATTTCTACAACCAGGATAATTTGGCGTTTGAAATTGTTTCTCCGCCGGAGGTTGCCGTTCATACGTAG
- a CDS encoding flavin reductase family protein: MLDEQAKKTILRKIPHGLYICGVRDGEEMNGFTASWVMQASFQPPLVVNCVNTKSGSHQKIKNSGVFSLTFLEAGQKEVAQKFFKPQQRVGNKFADMEFYEGETGCPIISDSLGYVECRVVGSVEHGDHTVFVGEVIAAGLHRDGEPLLLESTGWQYGG, translated from the coding sequence TTGTTAGACGAACAGGCGAAGAAAACCATACTCCGGAAAATTCCCCACGGCTTGTATATCTGTGGGGTTCGAGATGGCGAGGAAATGAACGGTTTCACCGCTAGTTGGGTGATGCAGGCTTCTTTCCAGCCTCCTCTGGTGGTCAACTGTGTGAATACCAAATCCGGTTCCCACCAGAAAATTAAAAACAGTGGTGTCTTTTCCTTAACTTTTTTGGAAGCCGGACAAAAAGAAGTGGCTCAGAAGTTCTTTAAACCCCAACAGCGGGTGGGCAACAAGTTCGCCGATATGGAATTTTACGAAGGAGAAACGGGATGTCCGATTATTTCCGATTCTCTGGGATATGTGGAATGCCGCGTGGTCGGTAGCGTGGAACATGGCGACCATACGGTGTTTGTTGGCGAGGTGATTGCCGCTGGTTTGCATCGCGATGGCGAACCGCTACTGTTGGAAAGTACAGGATGGCAGTATGGCGGCTAA